In Pyrus communis chromosome 1, drPyrComm1.1, whole genome shotgun sequence, the following are encoded in one genomic region:
- the LOC137709711 gene encoding protein EARLY FLOWERING 3-like — protein MKRGNEEKVMGPMFPRLHVNDADKGGPRAPPRNKMALYEQLSIPSQRFNPGVLPLNSNNQGSRSDGNLAFPLRGRTSTPTHQAVMFHGRQSDRANVNVPFEQTDLRRKIGDEDDFSVPVFVQSRMVLGHSKTPIGSEEKLTPISSPHSDHLVKVRNVGKKDPKQISSPTLNLTRELRSEREEDLIEVSGSSKGHSGKFAAKISTIQKIDGPVEANASPNQEDAECSVPRFNKLAESDACLQQESRSGSQPNVTGQGDGLVESSRDVEKGTLSQEKSVSCSGADPTSPNEPDNDSEYRGDRKCISLQMGHVDKSDDVSETSMVDSISGMDISPDDVVGIIGQKHFWKARKAIVNQQRLFAVQVFELHRLIKVQRLIAGSPHLLLEDTAFLGTSTLRGSPATKLSSEYVVKPLLHVVKRKHEPEKPNNKMECSAENAVGKSQSLVFPYLGNPQPTPMASDKASPWCFHRSPGHQLLIPVMSPSEGLVYKPYNGPEFMGGPVCGGCGPYGSTPMMGNFVKPSYGVPSHHLQGMGVLPVPPSLNGHTYFPPYGMSVMNPAMPSSAVEQMHWFAGPVSHGHTDQSSGGGANSNLQHQSSCNMPQKNVTIPHAKRLQPSNDSGLQGSTANNTGDRAPMRTDQNPEGSDALQLFPMAPVIPDGVPQSHDIGQPMRAIKVVPHNPRTATASAARIFQSIQAERKQQDST, from the exons ATGAAGAGGGGGAACGAGGAGAAGGTTATGGGACCTATGTTCCCAAGGCTCCATGTGAATGATGCAGATAAAGGAGGGCCGAGAGCTCCTCCAAGAAACAAGATGGCCCTCTATGAGCAGCTGAGCATCCCATCTCAGAGGTTCAATCCTGGGGTGCTGCCTTTGAATTCAAATAACCAG GGGAGTCGTTCAGATGGAAATTTGGCTTTTCCACTTCGTGGTCGTACATCTACACCTACTCATCAGGCTGTGATGTTTCATGGTCGCCAGTCTGACAGAGCAAATGTAAACGTGCCATTTGAACAAACCGACCTAAGAAGGAAGATCGGAGATGAAGATGATTTTAGTGTTCCTGTATTTGTTCAATCAAGGATGGTTCTTGGTCACAGTAAAACTCCAATTGGTAGTGAGGAAAAACTTACTCCCATCAGCTCGCCTCATTCTGACCATTTAGTAAAAGTAAGAAACGTGGGGAAGAAGGATCCAAAACAAATAAGCTCCCCAACTCTGAATTTAACACGAGAATTGAGAAGtgaaagagaagaggacctaataGAAGTAAGCGGTTCGAGTAAGGGCCATTCAGGAAAATTTGCCGCAAAAATATCAACCATACAAAAGATTGATGGGCCCGTAGAAGCGAATGCATCACCAAATCAAGAGGATGCAGAATGTTCTGTTCCGAGATTCAACAAGTTAGCTGAGAGTGATGCTTGCTTACAACAAGAGTCTAGATCTGGGTCACAGCCAAACGTTACTGGACAAGGTGATGGTCTTGTTGAGTCTTCAAGGGATGTAGAGAAGGGAACTCTTTCCCAGGAAAAAAGTGTTTCTTGTTCTGGGGCGGATCCTACCAGTCCCAATGAGCCTGATAATGACAGCGAATACCGTGGAGACAGAAAGTGTATTTCACTTCAAATGGGACATGTAGACAAAAGTGATGATGTCTCAGAGACCTCCATGGTGGATTCTATATCCGGCATGGACATCTCTCCTGATGATGTTGTAGGAATAATAGGCCAGAAACATTTCTGGAAGGCAAGAAAAGCAATTGTCAA TCAGCAAAGATTGTTTGCGGTTCAAGTATTTGAGTTGCATAGACTCATTAAG GTCCAACGACTGATTGCTGGATCTCCACATCTTTTGCTTGAAGATACTGCTTTTCTGGGCACATCTACTTTAAGGGGATCCCCGGCAACAAAACTCTCATCAGAGTATGTTGTAAAGCCACTACTACATGTTGTAAAGCGCAAACACGAACCTGAGAAGCCAAACAACAAAATGGAATGTTCTGCGGAAAATGCAGTAGGGAAAAGCCAGTCCTTGGTGTTTCCATATTTAGGAAATCCACAGCCAACTCCTATGGCTTCTGATAAAGCCAGTCCTTGGTGTTTCCATCGGTCTCCTGGACATCAATTGTTAATTCCAGTAATGTCGCCTTCTGAAGGACTTGTGTACAAGCCGTATAATGGACCAGAATTTATGGGAGGGCCAGTTTGTGGAGGATGTGGACCCTACGGCTCAACTCCGATGATGGGCAACTTTGTTAAGCCATCTTACGGGGTTCCATCTCATCATCTTCAAGGAATGGGGGTTCTTCCTGTCCCTCCATCACTCAATGGTCATACTTACTTTCCTCCATATGGCATGTCCGTTATGAATCCTGCCATGCCGAGCTCAGCAGTTGAACAAATGCATTGGTTTGCTGGACCCGTTTCCCATGGCCACACCGATCAGTCATCGGGAGGGGGTGCAAACTCCAATTTGCAGCACCAAAGCTCATGCAACATGCCCCAGAAAAATGTCACCATTCCTCACGCCAAAAGGCTTCAGCCATCTAATGACAGTGGGTTACAAGGAAGTACAGCAAATAATACAGGCGACAGAGCACCAATGAGGACGGATCAAAATCCTGAAGGAAGCGATGCGCTCCAACTTTTCCCCATGGCTCCAGTGATTCCAGACGGAGTTCCCCAATCTCACGACATAGGCCAGCCAATGCGAGCTATAAAAGTTGTGCCTCACAATCCAAGAACTGCAACTGCGTCGGCCGCTCGAATTTTCCAGTCCATACAAGCAGAGAGAAAACAGCAGGATTCAACCTAG